One segment of Paraburkholderia sp. PGU19 DNA contains the following:
- a CDS encoding response regulator: MTLAHPGNDWQWCMHNLPETDPPLAGWSELILNVDDNDAARLAKTRVLRRAGLDVLEASTGEQALAFVTSHKPAVVLLDVRLPDSDGVHVCKRIKQNPSTRSVLVLQTSAVLLTASDRIRALDSGADSYLTEPVEAPELVANVRALLRLWRAERALHEANRRKSQFLATLAHELRNPLAPIRNALELMDPRFQTSPAAARAAWQTVGRQVEHLSRLVDDLLDVSRLAHGRLTLDRTSVNVGLAIAAAVEANRPDIEARRQQVSIHLENEGCAVFGDDARVVQMLDNLVSNATKYAPDESEIEIDVGQSQGMVSIRVRNQGVGVLPEEQEAIFEPFIQLQRSVAAAQGGLGIGLSLVRALAVLHGGTVTVRSKGAGTGADFVLRLPEFIGSTSLASSQAEGALVNDSRTRSILIVDDKLDNATSLAALLKSHGHRVHIAGSGNAALILNGQITLDVAIIDIGIPPPDGYQIARTIRAHPISGSAVLIAVSESGQAHDGRDWRAAGFDHHLVKPVALSDILRLVDGA, from the coding sequence GTGACACTGGCCCACCCCGGCAACGACTGGCAATGGTGCATGCACAATCTACCGGAAACAGACCCGCCGCTCGCCGGCTGGTCGGAACTGATCCTGAACGTCGACGACAACGATGCCGCGCGGCTTGCCAAAACGCGCGTGCTGCGTCGTGCGGGCCTGGACGTGCTCGAGGCATCGACCGGTGAGCAGGCGCTAGCGTTCGTTACATCGCACAAACCTGCTGTCGTCCTGCTCGACGTGCGGCTGCCGGACAGCGATGGCGTGCACGTGTGCAAGCGAATCAAACAGAATCCCTCGACGCGGTCGGTACTGGTCCTTCAAACCTCCGCGGTCCTGTTGACCGCTTCGGACCGGATTCGCGCGCTGGATAGCGGCGCCGACAGCTATCTGACAGAGCCCGTCGAAGCCCCCGAGCTTGTCGCCAATGTCCGTGCGCTACTACGCCTGTGGCGCGCCGAGCGCGCACTTCACGAGGCGAACCGGCGCAAGTCCCAGTTCCTCGCGACGCTCGCGCACGAATTGCGTAACCCGCTCGCCCCGATCCGCAACGCGCTGGAACTGATGGACCCGAGATTCCAGACGAGCCCTGCCGCAGCGCGCGCAGCATGGCAAACGGTAGGTCGACAGGTAGAACACCTGTCGCGCCTCGTCGATGACCTGCTCGATGTTTCGCGTCTGGCGCACGGAAGGCTCACACTCGATCGCACATCGGTCAATGTGGGTCTGGCCATCGCCGCGGCAGTCGAGGCCAACCGGCCCGATATCGAGGCAAGGCGGCAACAGGTTTCGATACATCTGGAGAATGAGGGGTGCGCCGTTTTCGGTGACGACGCTCGGGTCGTCCAGATGCTCGACAACCTCGTGTCCAATGCGACGAAGTACGCGCCGGACGAAAGCGAGATTGAAATCGATGTCGGGCAGTCGCAAGGCATGGTGTCGATCAGGGTGCGTAATCAGGGCGTCGGCGTTCTGCCGGAAGAACAGGAAGCGATCTTCGAGCCATTCATCCAGTTGCAACGAAGCGTTGCTGCGGCGCAGGGCGGTCTCGGGATAGGTCTGTCTTTGGTCCGTGCGCTTGCTGTGCTGCACGGCGGAACGGTGACGGTCCGGTCGAAGGGAGCGGGGACGGGTGCTGATTTTGTGCTGCGTCTGCCCGAATTCATAGGATCGACATCGCTCGCTTCGTCACAGGCAGAGGGCGCGTTGGTGAACGACAGCCGTACCCGAAGCATCCTGATAGTGGACGACAAGCTCGATAACGCCACGTCGCTTGCCGCGTTGCTCAAATCGCACGGGCATCGGGTGCATATCGCCGGCTCCGGTAATGCGGCGCTGATCCTTAATGGGCAGATTACGCTCGATGTCGCGATCATCGACATCGGCATCCCGCCTCCAGACGGTTATCAGATTGCACGGACCATCCGGGCACACCCTATCAGCGGAAGTGCCGTGCTCATTGCCGTTTCAGAATCCGGGCAAGCTCACGACGGACGTGACTGGCGGGCGGCCGGCTTCGACCATCATCTCGTCAAACCGGTTGCGCTTTCCGACATATTGCGGCTTGTCGATGGAGCCTGA